Below is a genomic region from bacterium.
ACCATTCCTGCTTCATAAATTTCATCTTCTGTCGCTCCTGCTTTTAATGCTTTTTCAGTGTGCCCACCTATACAATAAGGACATCTTAAAGCAACTGCTATTCCAATAGCAATTAATTCTTTTGTTTTTGTATCAAGGGAACCATTTTTTAAGACACATTCCATAAATTCATTAAATTTTTTTAATCCTTCTGGATTTTTTTTAGAAAGTTCATTTATCGTTAATTTAAGATTATTCAGTAATTCTTTCACTCTATCACCTCCTTATTTCATTTCCTTTTTTAAATTTGAGAGTTTTATAAAATGTTGTCTCTCCTGTTCAATTATTTTATCTAATTGGGAGTGCTGTGTTTCTTGAACAAAATTTTTAACTTCTATATAATAAAGAATTGATTCTAATTCTCTTCTAATGCCAAAATTTATCGCATCAATAGGAGTTATACTTTTATCAAGTTCTCTTTCAATCATCTGAGGAAAAATTAATTCTTGAGAATATGCCTTTAAATATGCAAAATACTCTCCGGGATATGTTTCTACTGGCTCGTAATTTTTTATGTCTTCAAGCAATTTCTCAAATGTTTTTTTATGTTCACCTTCTTCATCAGCCAAAAATGAAAAAATTTCTTTAATTTTTGGTTCCCTTAATTTAGAAGATACTTTTCTATAAAATTTTTCTCCATTTTCTTCAATATTTATTGCAAACTGATAAATCTCACTTACATCAAAAAAAATCGCCATTATCCCCCTCCTTTAAATTATCTTTATCTCTTTGTGTTTTTTATAAATTTCTTCTGCAAGTTTATCAATCAAAGCAAAGTCATTTTCCTTTGGATAGCCCTTAATCATTACTGGCTCTAAAACATCAATATCTTTTGATGGAAT
It encodes:
- a CDS encoding carboxymuconolactone decarboxylase family protein codes for the protein MKELLNNLKLTINELSKKNPEGLKKFNEFMECVLKNGSLDTKTKELIAIGIAVALRCPYCIGGHTEKALKAGATEDEIYEAGMVAVLMAGGPALTYITELKKAIELFKK
- a CDS encoding ferritin family protein, producing the protein MAIFFDVSEIYQFAINIEENGEKFYRKVSSKLREPKIKEIFSFLADEEGEHKKTFEKLLEDIKNYEPVETYPGEYFAYLKAYSQELIFPQMIERELDKSITPIDAINFGIRRELESILYYIEVKNFVQETQHSQLDKIIEQERQHFIKLSNLKKEMK